TCACCCTCTATCCCGGGTCAAGCGCGAGCGAGTTGGACTTCGATTTGATTGACAAGCGTGACATGGCGCCGGTGGGGTACCGACGGATCAACAAGCGCACGGGCAAAGAGATCACCGAGGACAACATCGTCAAAGGCTATCGCTACGAAGATGACCAGTACGTCATTATGAGCGATGAGGATTTCAAGCAGGCCAATGTGGAGGCGACGCAAACCGTCAACATCGTGGCCTTCGTACGAGAGGGCCAGATCGAGCCCTACTATTACGACACGCCGTATTACCTCGAACCGAGCAAACGTGCCCAGAAAAGCTATGCACTGCTGCGTGAAACTTTGCGACAGACCAAGAAGGTGGCTGTGGGGAACGTCGTGCTGCGCACGAAGCAGCATCTGGCGGCGCTGATCCCTGTCGACGCCATGCTGCTGTTGATTACGCTGCGCTATGCGCATGAAATCCGATCGACAGAAGACTTTCATTTCCCTGAGCTCGGCCTGAAGAAGGTCGCCCTCAACGAGCGCGAGATCGAGATGGCAACGCGACTCGTGGAAGACATGACCGAGGATTGGGACCCGGGGCAATATCGCGACACCTACCGCGAAGATCTGCTCGCGCGGGTGAAGGCGAAAGTCAAGGCTGGAAAATCGACTGTAGTCACACAGCCGGAAGATGGCAAAGAGCCGCGGCGCAGCGCCGAGATCATCGACCTCATGTCGTTACTGAAGAGCAGCCTCAAGGGCAAGGAAGAGGGCGACACACCGGGCAAGAAAAAGACGACCGCGCGCTCGGAATCCTCCCGTCGCCGCAACACGCGCGAAGACGCTGGATTATCACGCCGCCGGAAACGTGCTTGATTACACTAGCCTTTCCAGGACGAGATCTGTAGGGCAAGCCTGCGGGCTTGCCAGGTAACCGGCACGGTCACCCTTGGGCCATCATGCGCACTCAAGACGACCGTATCGGGACACTGAATCGATCGGCTCACTCGATCCGGTGTCCACGACCAACCGAGGCCCACCTCAACGAGGTCGCGTGACATGCGAGCGATCTGCTGGGCATCAGCGAGTTCCGCTAAATGCAGTGTTGGGCTCTGGCATTTCATTCCAATCTACCGTGGGGTATCAACCGCTGTCAGCGGCGGCGGGTCATGGCTCATATTGCGGGTCCGTCAGGGCAGACAGCGGGCGGACTGAGGTCGCCAACGTACCGCGAGGGCCTAAGCGACGTGATCCTAATCCCGAGCAAGCGTAGTTTTCGATCTAGCGCTACCCGCTGAAGACAGGTTCGCGCAGCAGCTCGGATGGTCTCCGGATCCGCCGTCGCCTCCTCTAGCGTGACGTCGCGGGTCACTGTCCGGAAATCATC
This genomic interval from Pseudomonadota bacterium contains the following:
- a CDS encoding Ku protein — translated: MARGGSKRPVWKGDIAFGLVNIPITLYPGSSASELDFDLIDKRDMAPVGYRRINKRTGKEITEDNIVKGYRYEDDQYVIMSDEDFKQANVEATQTVNIVAFVREGQIEPYYYDTPYYLEPSKRAQKSYALLRETLRQTKKVAVGNVVLRTKQHLAALIPVDAMLLLITLRYAHEIRSTEDFHFPELGLKKVALNEREIEMATRLVEDMTEDWDPGQYRDTYREDLLARVKAKVKAGKSTVVTQPEDGKEPRRSAEIIDLMSLLKSSLKGKEEGDTPGKKKTTARSESSRRRNTREDAGLSRRRKRA